A region from the Acanthopagrus latus isolate v.2019 chromosome 8, fAcaLat1.1, whole genome shotgun sequence genome encodes:
- the duox gene encoding dual oxidase 1, producing the protein MHSLEIFGKEVIAPSLTCNCAATAAAPPLHYISASLTAAEEHLSHQWICVTGFGVSVLWCSVSVNVSWQHVQSLDSFNVEIKERSLKFQPSRPGTRCEITWEVPRFDGWYNSLGSPRRGAVGSHLVRLVPARYWDGVYQPVQEPILPNVRNLSSLLTGGPSGLPSTRNQTVLSVFFGYHVSFEVFDSRPAACPPEFMNIPVPKGDPVFDPTATGKVLLPFHRGVWDKESGQSPSNPRTQVNLVTAWIDGSSIYGPSSSWSDSLRSFSGGLLTSGSEWNMPNQATGHTFMWSAADPSTGDHGPQGLYVLGNAWANENMFTAAEGIIWFRYHNYVASKLHEKHQEWSDEKLFQNARKTVVATFQNIALYEWLPAYLGNKTLPPYPGYQKFVDPGISPEFQAAAIRFGITMAPPGVYMRNRTCHFREIVNVDGSLSPAMRLCNNFWKRQSLNVKTGQDVDDLIMGMASQIAEREDNIVVEDLRDFMYGPLRFTRTDLVAMTVQRGRDFGLRSYTAVRKALDLPPINTFEEINPELNSTNPQLLQDVAALYSRDISKLELFPGGLLESLDGPGPVFSAIILDQFERMRNGDRFWFENKQNGLFTDEEIQMIRNVSFHEVLIAVTSAEASDIQDNVFFWHDGDPCAQPAQLNASMLYPCTNATKLNYFDGSQAGFGIFIIVLFLFPVVSFLVACMVAYLRKYRYKKFQRRRKAGDRTEGPAVGITAYEWQGRRKPLHPVSVEVDEKRLQVYDRSGAAQRCLNLANQEHLDVLLSNNRNHKALLLKVSKEYDLVLFFDDESKRVEFVKHLRLGVTGITQEIRVKEMREEELLKEALTREQRAQIVETFIRHAFSKVLEIERCDAGDMSGISRKKAREVLQCELTASEFAGALGLKSDSLFVDSMFTLADKDGNGYLSFQEFLDVIVIFMKGSSEEKSKLMFSMNDIGGTGYLSKEEFARMLRSFIEISNGALSKSQAEDGIKAMMQAAGFDKKERITWEDFHFLLRDHEKELQFAQLNVKGMEKAGRKRLSRDMRVSFICPVNSNKTYGEELRRRKKSTVRTPNVYVKPKREQYIRNPIQQKIQQFKRFIENYRRHIVCFIIVYSIAAGVALERCYYYALQAETTGFPETSVVGIAVSRGTAAAISFLFPYMLLTVCRNLITLCRETFLNRYIPFDAAIDFHRNMAMTAIILTVVHSLGHVVNIYIFSVSDLSILSCLFPKVFSNNGSELPMKWSWWFFETVPGMTGVLLLFVFAFMYVFASHYFRHISFRGFWITHYLYIVVYTLTIIHGSYALIQEPRFYIYLLPPALLFLLDKLISLSRKKLEIPVVRAELLPSGVTHLEFKRPQGFVYRSGQWVRIACLMLGTDEYHPFTLTSAPHEETLSLHIRAVGPWTSQLRELYTEESLIELGSYPKLYLDGPFGEGHQEWTDFEVSVLVGGGIGVTPFASILKDLVFKSSIKSKIQCKKVYFIWVTRTQRQFEWVSDIIREVEELDTLELVSVHTYITQVAEKFDLRTTMLYVCERHFQKVWNRSLFTGLRSVTHFGRPPFVSFFSSLQEVHPEVRKIGVFSCGPPGLTKNVEKACQQMNKRDQAHFIHHYENF; encoded by the exons ATGCATTCACTGGAAATCTTCGGGAAAGAGGT TATTGCACCATCCCTCACCTGCAATTGTGCTGCCACCGCTGCTGCACCACCTCTGCACTACATTTCAGCCTCACTTACAGCAG CCGAGGAGCATCTCTCGCATCAATGGATTTGCGTAACTGGGTTTGGAGTATCTGTGCTCTGGTGCTCTGTTTCAGTGAATGTGAGTTGGCAGCATGTACAGTCTCTTGACTCGTTTAACGttgaaattaaagaaagaagCCTTAAGTTTCAACCGTCTCGACCAGGTACCCGCTGCGAAATCACCTGGGAAGTTCCTCGCTTTGACGGCTGGTACAACAGTTTGGGATCCCCCCGGCGAGGAGCAGTGG GCTCTCACCTTGTGCGCCTCGTGCCCGCGCGTTACTGGGACGGGGTGTACCAGCCGGTCCAGGAGCCGATCCTGCCCAACGTCCGCAACCTGAGCAGCCTGCTGACCGGAGGACCGTCCGGTCTGCCGTCCACACGGAACCAGAccgtcctctctgtcttctttg GTTACCATGTTAGTTTTGAAGTTTTTGATTCGCGACCTGCTGCATGTCCACCTGAGTTCATGAACATCCCGGTCCCAAAAGGTGACCCTGTCTTTGATCCCACTGCCACCGGAAAAGTCTTGCTGCCTTTCCACAGAGGAGTGTGGGACAAAGAGTCTGGCCAGAGTCCCAGTAACCCTCGCACACAG GTTAACTTGGTGACAGCATGGATAGATGGCAGCTCCATCTATGGCCCTTCCTCGTCCTGGTCTGACTCCCTGAGAAGCTTCTCTGGAGGGCTCTTGACTTCAGGCTCTGAGTGGAACATGCCAAATCAGGCAACTGGACACACTTTCATGTGGAGCGCTGCAGACCCCTCCACAGGGGATCACGGACCTCAGGGCCTTTATG tgttggGAAATGCCTGGGCCAATGAGAACATGTTCACGGCAGCAGAGGGGATTATCTGGTTTCGCTACCACAATTATGTCGCCTCCAAACTGCATGAGAAACACCAAGAGTGGTCAGACGAAAAGCTGTTTCAAAACGCCAGGAAGACCGTCGTGGCCACATTCCAG AATATTGCTCTTTACGAATGGCTGCCTGCATATCttggaaacaaaacacttcctCCTTATCCAG GTTACCAGAAGTTTGTTGATCCAGGGATTTCTCCTGAGTTTCAGGCTGCTGCTATACGATTTGGCATCACCATGGCCCCACCTGGTGTTTATATGAG AAACCGAACCTGCCATTTTCGGGAGATTGTCAACGTAGATGGCAGCTTATCACCAGCAATGCGTCTTTGTAACAACTTTTGGAAACGTCAG agtCTCAATGTGAAGACAGGCCAGGACGTAGACGACCTCATCATGGGCATGGCATCCCAGattgcagagagagaagacaacaTTGTTGTGGAGGACCTGAGAG ACTTCATGTATGGACCCCTACGGTTCACCCGGACAGATCTGGTGGCCATGACGGTCCAAAGAGGAAGAGACTTTGGCCTCCGTAGTTACACTGCGGTCAGAAAAGCTCTGGATCTGCCTCCAATCAACACATTTGAAGAGATAAATCCTGAGCTCAACAGCACAAACCCACAG TTGCTCCAGGATGTTGCAGCACTGTACAGCAGGGACATCTCAAAATTGGAGCTCTTCCCCGGAGGACTGCTGGAGTCTCTCGATGGTCCGGGTCCAGTTTTCTCTGCCATAATCCTGGACCAGTTTGAACGCATGAGAAACGGAGACCGCTTCTGGTTCGAGAACAAACAGAATGG TTTGTTCACAGATGAGGAGATCCAGATGATCCGCAATGTGTCCTTTCATGAGGTCCTTATTGCAGTAACAAGTGCAGAAGCCTCTGATATACaagataatgtgtttttctggcaTGACG GTGACCCTTGTGCTCAGCCCGCGCAGCTGAATGCATCAATGCTCTATCCCTGCACTAATGCTACCAAACTTAATTACTTTGATGGGAGCCAAGCTGGCTTTGGGATATTTATCATTGTCCTGTTCCTCTTTCCTGTTG TTAGTTTTCTAGTGGCTTGTATGGTGGCGTATCTCCGCAAGTACAGGTACAAGAAGttccagagaagaagaaaagctggCGACAGAACAGAGGGACCAGCTGTGGGAATCACCG CCTATGAGTGGCAGGGTCGTAGAAAACCTCTGCATCCTGTCAGCGTTGAGGTTGATGAAAAGAGGCTGCAGGTCTACGACAGATCTGGAGCTGCTCAACGCTGCCTCAATCTGGCCAACCAGGAACATCTGGATGTCCTTCTTTCCAACAACCGTAATCATAAAGCTCTTCTGCTCAAAGTATCAAAAGAGTATGACCTG GTGCTGTTTTTTGATGACGAGAGCAAACGTGTGGAATTTGTCAAGCACCTACGCCTGGGGGTGACAGGCATCACACAGGAGATTAGAGtgaaggagatgagagaggaggaactgCTGAAGGAGGCTTTAACCAGAGAGCAGAGGGCTCAGATTGTGGAAACTTTCATTCGGCATGCTTTCTCTAAG GTCTTGGAGATAGAGAGGTGTGACGCGGGAGACATGAGTGGCATTTCCCGCAAGAAAGCCAGAGAGGTTCTCCAGTGCGAGCTGACAGCGTCTGAGTTTGCTGGTGCACTAGGCCTCAAGTCTGACTCCTTGTTTGTGGACTCCATGTTCACACTAGCTGATAAAGATGGAAATGGTTACCTCTCCTTCCAAGAGTTTCTTGATGTAATCGTTATCTTCATGAAAG GGTCTTCTGAGGAGAAATCCAAGCTTATGTTCTCCATGAATGACATTGGTGGAACCGGTTACTTATCAAAAGAAGAATTTGCCAGGATGCTCAG GTCTTTCATTGAAATCTCCAACGGCGCTCTGTCAAAGAGCCAGGCAGAGGACGGCATCAAGGCCATGATGCAGGCCGCAGGCTTTGATAAAAAGGAGAGAATCACATGGGAGGACTTCCATTTCCTCCTGCGGGACCACGAGAAGGAATTGCAGTTCGCTCAACTTAATGTTAAAG ggatgGAGAAAGCGGGGAGGAAGCGGCTAAGTCGGGACATGAGAGTGTCCTTCATCTGTCCAGTTAACAG caaCAAGACGTATGGAGAGGAGCTACGAAGACGGAAAAA GTCTACTGTCAGAACTCCAAACGTCTATGTGAAGCCAAAGCGTGAGCAGTACATCAGGAACCCGATCCAGCAGAAGATCCAGCAGTTCAAACGTTTCATTGAGAATTATCGCCGTCATATTGTCTGCTTCATCATCGTTTACAGCATCGCAGCTGGTGTGGCCCTTGAAAGATGTTACT aCTACGCTTTGCAGGCCGAAACTACAGGCTTCCCTGAGACTTCAGTCGTTGGCATCGCTGTCTCTCGTGGCACGGCGGCCGCCATCTCCTTCCTGTTTCCCTACATGCTCCTCACCGTGTGTCGAAACCTCATCACACTGTGCAGAGAGACTTTCCTCAACCGATACATCCCCTTTGACGCCGCCATCGATTTCCATCGCAACATGGCCATGACTGCCATCATCCTTACAG TTGTTCATAGTTTGGGCCATGTGGTCAACATCTACATATTCTCCGTCAGCGACCTCAGCATCCTGTCTTGTCTGTTCCCCAAAGTCTTTTCAAACAACGG gtCAGAACTTCCTATGAAGTGGTCATGGTGGTTCTTTGAAACTGTTCCAG GAATGACCGGTGTCttgcttctctttgtgtttgcatttatgtatgtttttgcgTCGCATTATTTCCGTCACATCAGCTTTCGTGGGTTTTGGATCACACATTACCTCTACATTGTAGTGTACACTCTT ACAATTATTCATGGCAGTTACGCCCTGATCCAAGAGCCTcgtttttacatttatttactccCACCTGCGCTGCTCTTCCTGTTGGACAAACTAATCAGCTTGAGCAGGAAGAAGTTGGAGATCCCGGTGgtcagagctgagctgctgccttcag GTGTGACACATCTGGAGTTCAAGCGACCACAGGGCTTTGTGTACCGTTCAGGCCAGTGGGTTCGCATTGCCTGCCTGATGTTGGGCACAGATGAGTACCATCCATTCACACTGACTTCAGCCCCTCATGAAGAGACCCTGAGCCTGCACATCCGAGCTGTGGGGCCCTGGACCAGCCAGCTCCGAGAGCTCTACACTGAAGAAAGCTTGATTGAGCTCGGATCCTATCCAAAG CTGTACTTGGACGGCCCGTTTGGTGAGGGCCATCAGGAGTGGACTGACTTTGAGGTGTCTGTCCTGGTGGGAGGAGGGATTGGAGTCACCCCATTTGCCTCCATCCTCAAAGACCTGGTGTTCAAGTCCTCCATAAAGTCCAAGATCCAGTGTAAAAAG GTGTACTTCATCTGGGTAACACGGACACAGCGTCAGTTTGAGTGGGTGTCAGACATCatcagggaggtggaggagttggACACGCTGGAGCTGGTCTCAGTCCACACTTACATCACTCAGGTGGCCGAAAAGTTCGACCTCCGCACCACCATGCTG tatgtgtgtgagcgccACTTTCAGAAGGTGTGGAACCGCAGTCTCTTCACCGGCCTACGGTCCGTCACCCACTTCGGCCGTCCAccctttgtgtcttttttcagctCGCTGCAGGAGGTTCACCCTGAG GTGCGTAAAatcggtgtgttcagctgtggacCACCTGGACTGACGAAGAATGTGGAGAAAGCTTGCCAGCAGATGAACAAGAGGGATCAGGCTCATTTTATACATCACTATGAGAACTTCTAA
- the apba2a gene encoding amyloid-beta A4 precursor protein-binding family A member 2 isoform X1, with translation MAHGRRPGPISKILAPSPPPSTGPGLTAQSQEEQPGLVREASEQPPCTLKDDDSDQLIPPVPANHYYMSCDPGPEDMEDTCSEYDNVGSDVEQDYDEVLHLNREGAVDTRYYKQYCPEDSGYIKHAVGDSVNEDSSAVDQITPRPRHSAEICEGSQSDTKPHKTSQRFRSHCAPTASDEAEREVEKGQENRFFFSDGDEIEEVLDGAKFIEDLEETENSIQRQTGIYQDNENEQIRKGGDERQREDDTRVTRNHSTPGGSKKCEPSHVGLKEKERQVKGRGRRGTGEDVERVVSGVKACSTSSAEQRPKVSSKDCKKVAVRTKARSGSSKQHPPPPPRLSHAQSPANTQKAQPRRDAPSVPSSATSQDSKVSVNKPSLAPHHTPEQQREPLEEKQRRPEKPQQGEKSGAAVIPEDVPEQPGRLQCPELVLPEESDTPKKTQEAAAFPSFEDVPGPCEPEDLIDGIIFAANYLGCTQVLSDKNPSKTVRMSQAHEAVSRIKSQDEDSQMMTEVDLFISTKAVKVLNADTQETMMDSALRTISYIADIGSIVVLMARRRMSTASSEDFSESSDSASEGKSQYRMICYVFESEDAQLIAQSIGQAFSVAYREFLRANGINPTDLSQKQYSDIINSQEMYHDDLVHFSNSDNCKELYVEKQKGESLGVVIVESGWGSILPTVILASMLNSGPAARSGKLSVGDQIMSINDTSLVGLPLATCQGIIKGLKNQVKVKLSIVSCPPVTTVLIKRPDLKFQLGFSVQNGIICSLMRGGIAERGGVRVGHRIIEINGQSVVAMAHEKIVQTLSVSVGEINMKTMPAVMFRLLTGQETPIYI, from the exons ATGGCTCATGGAAGAAGGCCAGGACCTATTTCCAAAATATTGGCTCCCAGCCCTCCACCGTCCACCGGTCCAGGACTCACTGCACAGAGCCAAGAAGAGCAGCCAGGTTTGGTGAGGGAGGCATCCGAGCAACCACCGTGTACCTTAAAGGATGATGACAGCGACCAGCTGATTCCTCCTGTCCCGGCAAACCACTATTACATGAGTTGTGACCCTGGTCCTGAGGACATGGAGGACACCTGCTCTGAGTACGACAACGTGGGCTCTGATGTGGAGCAGGACTATGATGAGGTGTTGCATTTGAACAGAGAGGGCGCAGTGGACACGAGGTACTACAAACAGTACTGTCCCGAGGACAGCGGCTATATAAAGCATGCAGTAGGTGATAGTGTTAACGAGGACAGCAGTGCTGTTGACCAGATCACTCCCAGACCTCGCCACAGCGCAGAAATATGTGAGGGATCACAGTCAGACACTAAGCCTCACAAGACGAGCCAGCGCTTTAGGTCTCATTGTGCTCCAACTGCTAGCGATGAGGCAGAGCGGGAGGTGGAGAAGGGCCAAGAGAACAGGTTCTTCTTCAGTGACGGAGATGAGATAGAGGAGGTGCTGGACGGGGCCAAATTTATAGAGGATTtagaggagacagagaacagtATCCAAAGGCAGACTGGCATTTATCAGGACAACGAGAATGAACAAATTAGAAAGGGAGGTGATGAAAGGCAAAGAGAAGATGACACTCGAGTCACAAGGAACCATAGTACCCCAGGGGGCAGTAAGAAGTGTGAGCCATCTCACGTGGGcttgaaggagaaagagaggcaggtTAAGGGACGAGGCAGGAGGGGAACGGGAGAGGACGTGGAGCGTGTCGTTTCCGGGGTCAAAGCGTGCTCGACCAGCAGCGCCGAACAGCGTCCCAAGGTGTCGTCGAAGGACTGCAAAAAAGTGGCTGTGCGGACCAAAGCCAGGTCCGGCTCCAGTAAGCaacatcctcctccaccacctcgtCTTTCCCATGCTCAGTCACCTGCCAACACCCAGAAAGCGCAGCCACGTAGAGACGCCCCTTCTGTTCCCTCCTCTGCTACCAGCCAGGACAGCAAAGTCAGTGTTAACAAACCATCCCTGGCTCCTCATCACACACCGGAACAACAGAGGGAGCCTCTTGAGGAGAAGCAGCGGCGGCCAGAGAAACCCCAGCAG GGTGAGAAGTCGGGTGCAGCTGTGATACCAGAAGACGTGCCAGAGCAGCCAGGGAGGCTTCAGTGTCCCGAGCTCGTCCTTCCAGAGGAGAGTGACACGCCCAAG AAgacacaggaagctgcagcctTCCCCAGCTTTGAGGATG tCCCAGGTCCCTGTGAACCAGAGGATCTTATTGATGGGATCATCTTCGCTGCTAACTACCTTGGCTGCACTCAGGTGTTGTCTGATAAAAATCCATCCAAGACTGTCCGCATGTCCCAGGCCCATGAAGCTGTCAGTCGTATCAAG aGCCAAGATGAAGACTCCCAAATGATGACAGAAGTAGATCTTTTTATCTCCACTAAAGCTGTCAAAGTGCTGAACGCTGACACACAG GAGACGATGATGGACAGTGCCTTGCGTACCATCTCCTATATCGCCGACATTGGCAGCATTGTGGTTCTGATGGCTCGTAGACGCATGTCGACAGCCTCATCAGAGGATTTCTCAGAATCTTCTGACTCCGCAAGCGAAGGGAAGAGTCAGTACAGGATGATCTGCTATGTTTTTGAGTCGGAGGAT GCGCAGCTCATCGCACAATCCATCGGTCAGGCCTTTAGCGTGGCCTACAGAGAATTCCTGAGAGCGAATGGCATCAATCCAACCGACCTGAGCCAGAAACAatacagtgacatcatcaactccCAGGAAATGTACCACGATGACCTGGTCCATTTCTCAAACTCAGACAACTGTAAAGAG CTGTATGTGGAGAAGCAGAAAGGAGAGAGCCTCGGTGTGGTGATCGTGGAGTCTGGTTGGGGCTCCATTCTGCCTACAGTCATCCTGGCCAGCATGCTGAACAGTGGGCCTGCAGCCCGCTCTGGCAAACTCAGTGTGGGGGACCAGATCATGTCCATCAATGACACCAGCCTGGTAGGGCTGCCACTTGCCACTTGTCAGGGCATCATCAAG GGTCTGAAGAATCAGGTGAAGGTAAAGCTGAGTATTGTGAGCTGCCCTCCAGTCACCACAGTCCTCATCAAGAGACCTGATCTCAAGTTCCAGCTTGGTTTCAGTGTGCAGAATGGCATT ATCTGCAGTCTGATGCGAGGTGGCATAGCTGAGCGAGGCGGTGTACGTGTCGGACACAGAATTATTGAAATAAATGGTCAGAGTGTTGTTGCCATGGCACACGAGAAGATTGTTCAAACCCTGTCTGTCTCAGTGGGTGAG ATCAACATGAAGACGATGCCTGCTGTGATGTTCAGACTGCTGACAGGACAGGAGACACCTATCTACATCTAG
- the duox2 gene encoding dual oxidase maturation factor 2: MTFYDDIYPFYILQRTSFIFSGRLLTIILVFLVLAVSLLLILPGIRGKSRLFWMFRIIISLFIGVVIVALNFTNDWAEARMTTNATYKSFSNAVVNAEIGLHVGLYGINVTLKGKPVIQFNETIDYNEMFSWHDSIEEEYEEALEKGLPNPILYIAEKFTLRSPCGLIYQYRYSGRYASATLWTAFCCWLLANILFCMPVILYAGYMMLATAAFIFFSMASFSTIMNVPQCVFSIGADSFETEYSHSFWLALATGVLCTIIGILVVMLNFFVPEKIKEAFSVGVDSYEDEDVSYGEGYLNTVFLDGVTISPTTSKVTAEHI; encoded by the exons ATGACTTTCTACGATGACATTTACCCATTCTACATCTTACAAAGGACCTCCTTCATCTTCAGTGGCCGCTTGCTCACCATTATTCTGGTCTTCCTTGTGCTAGCAGTCAGTCTTCTTCTCATTCTGCCAGGGATACGAGGGAAGTCG AGGCTGTTCTGGATGTTCAGAATAATTATCAGCTTGTTCATAGGTGTGGTGATAGTGG cGCTCAACTTCACCAACGACTGGGCCGAGGCCAGAATGACCACTAATGCCACCTACAAGTCTTTCAGCAACGCAGTGGTTAACGCTGAGATCGGCTTGCACGTTGGACTCTATGGCATTAATGTTACACTGAAAG GGAAGCCTGTCATACAGTTCAATGAGACCATTGACTACAATGAGATGTTCAGCTGGCATGACTCCATTGAAGAAGAATATGAGGAGGCTCTGGAGAAAGGTTTACCCAACCCCATCCTGTACATCGCTGAGAAATTCACCCTGAGAAGCCCTTGTGGACTCATCTATCAGTACAGATACTCTGGACGATACGCCTCTGCAACCCTCTG GACAGCGTTTTGCTGCTGGTTGCTCGCCAACATCCTCTTCTGCATGCCGGTCATTCTGTACGCCGGGTACATGATGTTGGCCACCGCtgccttcatcttcttctccatGGCCTCATTCTCCACCATCATGAACGTgccacagtgtgttttctccatTGGAGCCGACTCCTTTGAAACTGAGTACAGCCATTCATTCTGGCTGGCTCTGGCTACAG GTGTGCTGTGCACCATTATCGGGATTCTGGTGGTGATGCTTAACTTTTTTGTGCCGGAGAAGATTAAGGAGGCCTTCAGCGTCGGCGTCGACAGTTATGAGGATGAAGACGTTTCTTACGGGGAAGGCTACCTGAATACAGTTTTCCTTGATGGAGTGACGATTTCCCCAACAACATCAAAAGTCACAGCG gAACATATATGA
- the apba2a gene encoding amyloid-beta A4 precursor protein-binding family A member 2 isoform X2: MAHGRRPGPISKILAPSPPPSTGPGLTAQSQEEQPGLVREASEQPPCTLKDDDSDQLIPPVPANHYYMSCDPGPEDMEDTCSEYDNVGSDVEQDYDEVLHLNREGAVDTRYYKQYCPEDSGYIKHAVGDSVNEDSSAVDQITPRPRHSAEICEGSQSDTKPHKTSQRFRSHCAPTASDEAEREVEKGQENRFFFSDGDEIEEVLDGAKFIEDLEETENSIQRQTGIYQDNENEQIRKGGDERQREDDTRVTRNHSTPGGSKKCEPSHVGLKEKERQVKGRGRRGTGEDVERVVSGVKACSTSSAEQRPKVSSKDCKKVAVRTKARSGSSKQHPPPPPRLSHAQSPANTQKAQPRRDAPSVPSSATSQDSKVSVNKPSLAPHHTPEQQREPLEEKQRRPEKPQQGEKSGAAVIPEDVPEQPGRLQCPELVLPEESDTPKTQEAAAFPSFEDVPGPCEPEDLIDGIIFAANYLGCTQVLSDKNPSKTVRMSQAHEAVSRIKSQDEDSQMMTEVDLFISTKAVKVLNADTQETMMDSALRTISYIADIGSIVVLMARRRMSTASSEDFSESSDSASEGKSQYRMICYVFESEDAQLIAQSIGQAFSVAYREFLRANGINPTDLSQKQYSDIINSQEMYHDDLVHFSNSDNCKELYVEKQKGESLGVVIVESGWGSILPTVILASMLNSGPAARSGKLSVGDQIMSINDTSLVGLPLATCQGIIKGLKNQVKVKLSIVSCPPVTTVLIKRPDLKFQLGFSVQNGIICSLMRGGIAERGGVRVGHRIIEINGQSVVAMAHEKIVQTLSVSVGEINMKTMPAVMFRLLTGQETPIYI, from the exons ATGGCTCATGGAAGAAGGCCAGGACCTATTTCCAAAATATTGGCTCCCAGCCCTCCACCGTCCACCGGTCCAGGACTCACTGCACAGAGCCAAGAAGAGCAGCCAGGTTTGGTGAGGGAGGCATCCGAGCAACCACCGTGTACCTTAAAGGATGATGACAGCGACCAGCTGATTCCTCCTGTCCCGGCAAACCACTATTACATGAGTTGTGACCCTGGTCCTGAGGACATGGAGGACACCTGCTCTGAGTACGACAACGTGGGCTCTGATGTGGAGCAGGACTATGATGAGGTGTTGCATTTGAACAGAGAGGGCGCAGTGGACACGAGGTACTACAAACAGTACTGTCCCGAGGACAGCGGCTATATAAAGCATGCAGTAGGTGATAGTGTTAACGAGGACAGCAGTGCTGTTGACCAGATCACTCCCAGACCTCGCCACAGCGCAGAAATATGTGAGGGATCACAGTCAGACACTAAGCCTCACAAGACGAGCCAGCGCTTTAGGTCTCATTGTGCTCCAACTGCTAGCGATGAGGCAGAGCGGGAGGTGGAGAAGGGCCAAGAGAACAGGTTCTTCTTCAGTGACGGAGATGAGATAGAGGAGGTGCTGGACGGGGCCAAATTTATAGAGGATTtagaggagacagagaacagtATCCAAAGGCAGACTGGCATTTATCAGGACAACGAGAATGAACAAATTAGAAAGGGAGGTGATGAAAGGCAAAGAGAAGATGACACTCGAGTCACAAGGAACCATAGTACCCCAGGGGGCAGTAAGAAGTGTGAGCCATCTCACGTGGGcttgaaggagaaagagaggcaggtTAAGGGACGAGGCAGGAGGGGAACGGGAGAGGACGTGGAGCGTGTCGTTTCCGGGGTCAAAGCGTGCTCGACCAGCAGCGCCGAACAGCGTCCCAAGGTGTCGTCGAAGGACTGCAAAAAAGTGGCTGTGCGGACCAAAGCCAGGTCCGGCTCCAGTAAGCaacatcctcctccaccacctcgtCTTTCCCATGCTCAGTCACCTGCCAACACCCAGAAAGCGCAGCCACGTAGAGACGCCCCTTCTGTTCCCTCCTCTGCTACCAGCCAGGACAGCAAAGTCAGTGTTAACAAACCATCCCTGGCTCCTCATCACACACCGGAACAACAGAGGGAGCCTCTTGAGGAGAAGCAGCGGCGGCCAGAGAAACCCCAGCAG GGTGAGAAGTCGGGTGCAGCTGTGATACCAGAAGACGTGCCAGAGCAGCCAGGGAGGCTTCAGTGTCCCGAGCTCGTCCTTCCAGAGGAGAGTGACACGCCCAAG acacaggaagctgcagcctTCCCCAGCTTTGAGGATG tCCCAGGTCCCTGTGAACCAGAGGATCTTATTGATGGGATCATCTTCGCTGCTAACTACCTTGGCTGCACTCAGGTGTTGTCTGATAAAAATCCATCCAAGACTGTCCGCATGTCCCAGGCCCATGAAGCTGTCAGTCGTATCAAG aGCCAAGATGAAGACTCCCAAATGATGACAGAAGTAGATCTTTTTATCTCCACTAAAGCTGTCAAAGTGCTGAACGCTGACACACAG GAGACGATGATGGACAGTGCCTTGCGTACCATCTCCTATATCGCCGACATTGGCAGCATTGTGGTTCTGATGGCTCGTAGACGCATGTCGACAGCCTCATCAGAGGATTTCTCAGAATCTTCTGACTCCGCAAGCGAAGGGAAGAGTCAGTACAGGATGATCTGCTATGTTTTTGAGTCGGAGGAT GCGCAGCTCATCGCACAATCCATCGGTCAGGCCTTTAGCGTGGCCTACAGAGAATTCCTGAGAGCGAATGGCATCAATCCAACCGACCTGAGCCAGAAACAatacagtgacatcatcaactccCAGGAAATGTACCACGATGACCTGGTCCATTTCTCAAACTCAGACAACTGTAAAGAG CTGTATGTGGAGAAGCAGAAAGGAGAGAGCCTCGGTGTGGTGATCGTGGAGTCTGGTTGGGGCTCCATTCTGCCTACAGTCATCCTGGCCAGCATGCTGAACAGTGGGCCTGCAGCCCGCTCTGGCAAACTCAGTGTGGGGGACCAGATCATGTCCATCAATGACACCAGCCTGGTAGGGCTGCCACTTGCCACTTGTCAGGGCATCATCAAG GGTCTGAAGAATCAGGTGAAGGTAAAGCTGAGTATTGTGAGCTGCCCTCCAGTCACCACAGTCCTCATCAAGAGACCTGATCTCAAGTTCCAGCTTGGTTTCAGTGTGCAGAATGGCATT ATCTGCAGTCTGATGCGAGGTGGCATAGCTGAGCGAGGCGGTGTACGTGTCGGACACAGAATTATTGAAATAAATGGTCAGAGTGTTGTTGCCATGGCACACGAGAAGATTGTTCAAACCCTGTCTGTCTCAGTGGGTGAG ATCAACATGAAGACGATGCCTGCTGTGATGTTCAGACTGCTGACAGGACAGGAGACACCTATCTACATCTAG